A part of Bacteroidia bacterium genomic DNA contains:
- a CDS encoding AAA family ATPase codes for MSLPAQTKTQHYARAVLGHIHEYISGQGFFFTKQDIANFYLSLKTKPFVILAGISGTGKTQLVRQFAAAIGCKDNCTLIPVRPDWTDNADLLGYTDLSGKFRGKALFSAIIRAHQHPEEIFFVILDEMNLARVEHYLSDILSIMETRERVGERIVSDPILTVDMLGESLTETNFPLGLPDNLYLIGTVNMDETTHPFSRKVLDRANSIEMNDVHLDWPVADEVVAPIEDVYNDFLLSPYVQPKDVSEAEKQRMNSTLQLLTDINQILKKADLQFGYRVRDEIAFYMLNRHEIRELISEQEAIDLQVMQKILPRIHGSSRRVGRVLFELIRKFSPSTIDLQPGLYASEIAEKLGDPRKKGYKFPRTLEKLLLMHRRFEEDGFTSFWM; via the coding sequence ATGTCGCTCCCGGCACAAACAAAAACCCAACATTATGCCCGCGCTGTCCTGGGCCATATTCACGAATATATCTCGGGACAGGGCTTTTTTTTTACCAAACAGGATATCGCCAATTTTTATCTTTCCCTCAAAACCAAACCTTTTGTTATACTGGCAGGGATTTCGGGAACGGGGAAAACACAACTCGTTCGCCAGTTTGCAGCGGCCATCGGGTGTAAGGACAATTGCACCCTTATCCCCGTGCGCCCCGACTGGACCGACAACGCCGACCTGTTGGGTTATACCGATCTGTCGGGAAAATTTCGAGGAAAGGCGCTTTTCTCAGCGATAATCAGGGCACATCAGCATCCGGAGGAAATATTTTTTGTCATCCTCGACGAGATGAACCTCGCACGGGTCGAACATTATCTCAGCGATATCCTCAGTATCATGGAAACGCGGGAAAGGGTGGGTGAAAGGATTGTCTCTGACCCTATTCTCACAGTTGATATGCTGGGAGAATCGTTAACTGAGACTAATTTTCCACTCGGCCTCCCCGACAACCTATACCTCATAGGCACGGTGAATATGGACGAAACTACTCATCCTTTCAGCCGTAAAGTCCTCGACCGCGCCAATTCGATCGAAATGAATGACGTTCACCTCGACTGGCCCGTCGCCGATGAAGTGGTAGCACCCATCGAAGACGTGTACAACGATTTTCTGCTCTCGCCTTATGTCCAGCCCAAAGATGTAAGCGAAGCCGAAAAACAGCGAATGAACAGCACCCTGCAACTCCTGACAGACATTAACCAGATCCTCAAAAAGGCGGATTTGCAGTTTGGCTACCGGGTGCGCGACGAGATTGCTTTTTATATGCTCAACCGCCACGAGATACGCGAGCTTATCTCCGAACAGGAGGCGATCGATCTTCAGGTGATGCAGAAAATTTTGCCGCGCATTCACGGAAGCTCGCGCCGCGTAGGGCGGGTACTGTTTGAACTGATCCGTAAATTTTCGCCTTCGACGATCGATCTGCAGCCTGGCCTCTACGCCTCCGAAATTGCAGAAAAACTGGGCGACCCCCGAAAAAAAGGCTATAAATTTCCCCGCACGCTGGAAAAGCTGCTCCTCATGCACCGACGCTTTGAAGAAGATGGGTTTACTTCTTTCTGGATGTAG
- a CDS encoding AAA family ATPase — METITLSQAKSLIRTLAGKESILLLSAPGVGKSDIVRQAALEEGLECRSLLGTQIAPEDVSGIPKIINERSVFCPPRILLPENPEPFCLFLDEFPAAAPDVQKALYALLLERRLGEHKLPEGTWIVAAGNRQEDRALVRQMSSALVNRTFIFQVRVDVKEWLIWAQENKIRREILSFIAFFPEALMRNVPNEPVPFSTPRAWASLSNALDLAEKSGILNKELFKVLSFGRISAADAAIFCTLAETQMDKLLSIEEYIKYPQKLPKEHTSLWFLLNLIRKRLLNKELQFDREDLNNFLMQLPQEHRFALFANAVPEWGSLGVEQALLDTLSEITGLK, encoded by the coding sequence ATGGAAACAATAACATTAAGTCAGGCAAAATCTTTAATCAGGACGCTTGCTGGCAAGGAAAGCATTTTGTTGTTATCTGCCCCAGGTGTCGGGAAATCAGACATAGTAAGACAGGCTGCGCTGGAAGAAGGTCTTGAATGCCGTTCTTTGCTGGGCACACAAATCGCGCCTGAAGATGTGAGCGGTATTCCCAAAATTATAAATGAACGTTCGGTGTTTTGTCCACCGCGAATACTTTTGCCAGAAAACCCAGAACCATTTTGTCTATTTCTGGATGAATTTCCTGCGGCTGCACCTGATGTACAAAAAGCGTTATATGCCTTATTGTTAGAACGTCGTTTAGGTGAACATAAGCTGCCGGAAGGAACCTGGATTGTTGCGGCTGGAAACCGACAGGAAGACAGGGCCTTAGTAAGGCAGATGAGCAGTGCATTAGTTAATCGTACTTTCATCTTCCAGGTGAGGGTAGATGTAAAAGAATGGTTGATTTGGGCACAGGAAAATAAAATCAGGAGAGAGATTTTGTCTTTTATTGCTTTTTTCCCGGAAGCATTAATGCGTAACGTTCCAAATGAACCCGTACCATTTTCCACACCAAGAGCCTGGGCTTCTTTATCAAATGCACTTGATCTGGCTGAAAAATCAGGGATTTTAAATAAAGAACTATTTAAAGTGCTCAGCTTTGGTAGAATTTCGGCGGCAGACGCGGCAATTTTCTGCACACTTGCAGAAACGCAAATGGATAAACTATTGTCGATTGAAGAATATATTAAATATCCCCAAAAACTGCCTAAAGAACACACCTCACTATGGTTCTTACTTAACCTAATTCGCAAAAGATTACTAAACAAAGAATTACAATTTGATCGTGAAGATCTAAACAATTTTTTAATGCAATTACCGCAGGAACACCGGTTTGCGTTATTCGCAAATGCAGTGCCGGAATGGGGCAGTCTTGGTGTAGAGCAGGCATTACTTGATACATTGTCAGAAATTACCGGCTTAAAATGA
- a CDS encoding homogentisate 1,2-dioxygenase: MPIYHKLGKLPPKRHTIFEKPNGGLYYEQLFGTIGFDGMSSLLYHTHRPTMVKEIVGAKDVSPKIAVEKNMTAKLLKGFELPPKDDFLESREPVLVNSDIHIGLAAPRKSLTSYFYKNADADEMLFIHRGTGTLRTFLGHIPFEYGDYLIIPRGMIYQIDFDTEDNRILYAESFHPIYTPKRYRNWFGQLLEHSPFCERDYKLPQQLETIDQQGEFLMKIKKQGFLHELIYTTHPFDVVGWDGYNFPYGFSIHNFEPITGRVHQPPPVHQTFETSAFVICSFCPRLYDYHPKAIPAPYNHSNIDSDEMLYYVDGDFMSRNNIDKGYITLHPGGIPHGPHPGAYERSIGKTSTEELAVMIDTFKPLMITENALKLDDGKYYQSWLEH; encoded by the coding sequence ATGCCCATATATCACAAACTAGGAAAATTACCTCCCAAACGCCATACAATATTCGAAAAACCTAACGGCGGGTTATATTATGAACAATTGTTTGGAACTATTGGCTTTGATGGAATGTCCTCCCTGCTGTACCATACCCACCGCCCAACTATGGTAAAGGAAATTGTCGGGGCAAAGGATGTAAGCCCTAAAATTGCGGTAGAGAAAAATATGACGGCCAAATTGCTCAAAGGCTTCGAACTTCCCCCCAAAGACGATTTTCTCGAAAGCAGAGAGCCTGTTCTGGTAAATAGCGATATCCATATCGGCCTGGCTGCGCCGCGCAAATCACTCACTTCATACTTTTACAAAAACGCAGACGCAGACGAGATGCTGTTTATTCACCGGGGAACAGGCACACTGCGGACTTTTCTGGGCCATATTCCCTTCGAATATGGCGACTATCTTATCATACCCAGAGGGATGATTTATCAGATAGATTTTGATACGGAAGACAATCGTATCCTTTACGCAGAATCCTTTCACCCGATTTATACCCCCAAACGCTACCGCAACTGGTTTGGACAATTGCTCGAACATTCTCCTTTCTGCGAAAGAGATTATAAACTCCCGCAACAACTGGAAACTATTGACCAACAAGGGGAATTTCTGATGAAAATCAAAAAACAGGGATTCCTCCACGAGCTGATCTACACCACACATCCCTTTGATGTCGTTGGCTGGGATGGTTATAATTTCCCTTACGGATTCTCCATTCACAATTTTGAGCCCATCACAGGCCGCGTACATCAGCCACCACCGGTACATCAAACCTTTGAAACTTCGGCTTTTGTGATTTGTTCTTTCTGTCCAAGGCTGTACGATTATCACCCCAAAGCCATCCCGGCGCCTTACAACCACTCAAATATAGACTCCGATGAAATGCTGTATTATGTGGATGGTGATTTTATGAGCCGCAATAATATTGACAAAGGTTATATCACGCTCCACCCGGGCGGTATTCCCCACGGGCCTCATCCCGGTGCGTACGAGCGCAGTATTGGCAAAACTTCTACGGAAGAACTTGCTGTGATGATCGACACGTTCAAACCATTAATGATAACAGAAAATGCTTTAAAGCTGGATGACGGCAAATATTACCAATCCTGGCTGGAGCACTAA
- the pckA gene encoding phosphoenolpyruvate carboxykinase (ATP), with amino-acid sequence METTKILNQRKNLTPAALVEKSIVLGQGKLSSTGALVVNTGKFTGRSPKDRFIVEDESTENLVDWGGFNNPISPESYQKLLAKVLEYMDAQEEVFVRDVVACANPNYRLKIRAFTEYPWQNLFVFNMFIRPAEKELNGFTPDWKVYAFPGLLADPAVDGTRQENFAVLNFTERTILIGGTAYTGEIKKGIFSALNFLLASKFNVLPMHCSANVGASGDTALFFGLSGTGKTTLSNDPERHLIGDDEHGWSKESIFNFEGGCYAKTIDLSPTKEPLIFDAIKFGALLENVGFMEDGNTVDFKDASITENTRVSYPIYHIPNIMYNSRGDIPHNIFFLTCDAFGVLPPISRLTVEQAMYHFLCGYTAKIAGTEEGITEPEATFSTCFGAPFLPLHPTVYANLLGEKLRQGSQFSDGSIHVWLVNTGWTGGGYGIGSRIELSFTRSIVKAALNGSLDHVEYHTDPIFGLSIPKRCPDVPNAILYPRDTWRNEEEYDKVAISLAERFIKNFEKYADQALPEVKAAGPIIS; translated from the coding sequence ATGGAGACAACCAAAATCCTGAATCAACGAAAAAATCTCACACCTGCTGCTCTTGTTGAAAAAAGTATTGTCCTCGGTCAGGGAAAGCTCAGTAGCACTGGCGCCCTCGTCGTGAATACCGGAAAATTTACCGGAAGATCACCCAAAGACCGGTTTATCGTTGAAGATGAATCTACGGAAAACCTGGTGGACTGGGGCGGATTTAACAACCCGATCAGCCCTGAAAGCTACCAGAAACTATTGGCAAAAGTGCTTGAATACATGGACGCCCAAGAGGAAGTATTTGTGCGCGATGTGGTTGCTTGTGCAAACCCCAATTACCGGCTGAAAATCCGTGCTTTCACCGAATATCCCTGGCAGAACCTGTTCGTGTTTAATATGTTTATCCGCCCCGCGGAGAAAGAACTCAATGGGTTTACCCCCGACTGGAAAGTATATGCTTTTCCGGGCCTGTTGGCTGACCCTGCGGTCGACGGTACCCGCCAGGAAAACTTTGCCGTTTTGAACTTTACGGAACGCACCATTTTAATAGGAGGGACAGCCTATACCGGTGAAATCAAAAAAGGAATATTTTCCGCATTAAATTTTTTGCTGGCTTCAAAATTTAATGTGCTGCCTATGCATTGTTCTGCAAATGTAGGAGCGAGTGGCGATACCGCACTTTTTTTCGGGCTTTCGGGTACAGGCAAAACTACTTTATCCAACGATCCTGAAAGACATTTGATCGGCGATGACGAACATGGCTGGTCCAAAGAGAGTATTTTTAATTTTGAGGGCGGTTGTTATGCCAAAACAATTGACCTTTCCCCGACCAAAGAGCCCCTGATCTTTGATGCAATCAAGTTTGGTGCATTATTGGAGAATGTAGGTTTTATGGAAGATGGGAATACTGTCGATTTTAAAGATGCTTCCATCACGGAGAATACCCGGGTAAGTTATCCGATCTATCATATCCCCAATATCATGTACAATTCAAGGGGAGATATTCCGCATAATATTTTCTTTTTGACTTGTGACGCATTCGGGGTGTTGCCACCAATTTCGCGGCTGACTGTGGAGCAGGCGATGTACCATTTTCTCTGTGGTTATACCGCAAAAATTGCCGGAACGGAAGAAGGCATTACGGAGCCGGAGGCGACTTTCTCTACTTGTTTTGGTGCGCCATTTTTGCCACTGCATCCTACCGTTTACGCCAATCTTCTGGGTGAAAAGCTGCGGCAGGGGAGTCAGTTTTCGGATGGCAGCATTCATGTCTGGCTGGTTAATACAGGCTGGACGGGCGGTGGTTATGGAATAGGATCGCGAATCGAACTTTCATTTACCCGCTCGATAGTAAAAGCTGCGCTGAATGGCTCACTCGACCATGTTGAATATCATACCGACCCCATATTTGGGCTCAGCATTCCCAAACGCTGCCCCGATGTTCCCAATGCGATCTTATACCCTCGCGACACGTGGCGCAACGAAGAAGAGTATGACAAGGTAGCCATTTCACTCGCGGAGCGATTTATCAAAAACTTTGAAAAATACGCGGATCAGGCATTGCCTGAAGTTAAGGCAGCCGGGCCGATTATATCTTAA
- the fahA gene encoding fumarylacetoacetase, with protein sequence MSDLHTWVEIPHQSDFSIYNIPFGIYSVSGQSPRAGIAIGSQILDLFTAARTGIFDQIRFDPQVFTRETLNDFISLGKSVTGAVRTQIQETLCDTRSPLKNHPEVFIPQSQAVMHLPVAVGDYTDFYSSIEHATNVGKMFRDPENALLPNWRHLPVGYHGRASSIVVSGTPIHRPYGQVKPKDSPTPVFGPSARLDFELEMAFIIGKETTMGETVSTHLAEDYIFGLVLFNDWSARDIQQWEYVPLGPFLGKNFASSVSPWIVTLDALEPFREEGPEQTPAVLSYLQYEGRKNYDINLSVSLTPENGEENIICRSNFRYMYWNMAQQLAHHTVNGCNIRVGDMMASGTISGKEPGSYGSMLELAWTGTKPLTLNDGTSRTFIQNGDTVSMRGFAEKAGIRVGFGEVIGKISG encoded by the coding sequence ATGTCTGACCTCCACACCTGGGTTGAAATACCCCATCAATCTGACTTTTCCATTTACAATATTCCTTTCGGGATTTATTCGGTTTCGGGGCAAAGTCCCAGAGCAGGAATCGCGATTGGCTCACAGATTCTGGATCTGTTTACCGCTGCGCGAACCGGTATATTTGATCAAATCAGGTTCGACCCGCAGGTATTTACCCGTGAAACGCTCAATGATTTTATCAGCCTGGGAAAATCTGTTACAGGCGCTGTAAGAACACAAATCCAGGAGACGCTTTGTGATACTCGCTCTCCGCTGAAAAACCATCCGGAGGTTTTTATCCCGCAATCGCAGGCGGTCATGCACTTGCCGGTAGCCGTAGGCGACTATACTGATTTTTATTCCAGCATAGAACACGCCACCAATGTAGGAAAAATGTTTCGCGACCCGGAGAATGCACTCCTGCCCAACTGGCGCCACCTGCCGGTGGGCTATCACGGACGCGCATCCTCCATCGTCGTCAGCGGAACCCCCATTCACAGGCCTTACGGGCAGGTAAAACCCAAAGACTCCCCTACCCCTGTTTTCGGTCCCTCTGCAAGACTGGATTTTGAGCTGGAAATGGCTTTTATCATTGGAAAGGAAACCACGATGGGAGAAACTGTCTCTACCCATCTTGCTGAAGATTATATTTTCGGTCTTGTTTTATTCAATGACTGGTCTGCCCGTGATATCCAGCAGTGGGAATACGTTCCGCTCGGACCATTTCTGGGGAAAAATTTTGCCTCATCGGTCTCTCCCTGGATCGTAACACTTGACGCACTCGAACCCTTCCGCGAAGAAGGCCCGGAACAGACCCCCGCCGTGCTCTCCTATCTGCAATATGAGGGGAGGAAAAATTACGATATCAACCTGAGCGTATCCCTCACACCTGAAAATGGGGAGGAAAATATCATTTGCCGCTCAAATTTCCGGTATATGTACTGGAATATGGCACAACAGCTTGCCCATCATACCGTCAATGGTTGTAATATCAGAGTTGGGGATATGATGGCTTCCGGTACGATCAGCGGAAAAGAACCGGGCTCCTACGGCTCGATGCTGGAGCTTGCCTGGACGGGAACCAAGCCGCTTACCTTAAATGACGGAACTTCCCGCACGTTTATTCAAAACGGAGATACCGTATCGATGCGTGGTTTTGCAGAAAAAGCAGGAATCCGCGTAGGTTTTGGAGAAGTTATCGGGAAAATTTCAGGATGA
- a CDS encoding VWA-like domain-containing protein, with product MKNNAEILEFAKKALHLVRINIPYLAELTHNIELIAVDEISTAGIFASGRLIINPDWFGKLSIKNATFVIAHEIMHLALQTHYRANSEDLSLFNITHDFIINEFLKETFNLSKTPVEGLDWVKEYKGYYSIKDKSAEELMRFIKDALESGKLKNSIFKVHWGIDLLPDKSELNLPFEDRLKDLYFDLALNEMQSGKTYTQLNSDILTEEFEKKLFPELKRGAISKQNEEIKKTVSHVLSSKLITEKIDDFFNSSTIDSSVSAGFSVTYNLIRSLYQPPWEIALQKWLEFTTRSGRTYARPSRRGQSNEYVRAGSKREGHTLHIVVDTSGSMAEMLVKVLSTIASFCENLQIPEVHIIQCDSNVSDDSWYSPSDLLNFEVKGFWGSDMTPGMLRLSADNEVDYALVITDGEILYPQTPMPYEVLWVLTDSVDDFKPPYGTVISID from the coding sequence ATGAAAAACAATGCTGAAATACTGGAATTTGCTAAAAAAGCGTTGCATTTAGTCCGTATAAATATTCCATATCTGGCTGAATTAACTCATAATATTGAGCTTATAGCTGTAGATGAAATATCTACAGCCGGAATTTTTGCTTCAGGCAGATTGATAATTAACCCTGATTGGTTTGGTAAGCTGTCTATCAAAAATGCAACATTTGTGATAGCACATGAAATCATGCACCTTGCCTTACAAACGCACTATCGTGCCAATTCTGAAGATCTGAGCTTATTTAATATTACACACGATTTTATTATAAATGAATTTTTGAAAGAAACATTTAATTTGTCCAAAACTCCGGTAGAAGGACTGGATTGGGTAAAAGAATATAAGGGTTACTACTCAATAAAGGACAAATCAGCAGAAGAGTTAATGCGATTTATCAAAGACGCATTGGAGAGCGGAAAATTAAAAAATAGTATTTTTAAAGTTCATTGGGGAATAGATTTATTGCCGGATAAATCAGAGCTAAATCTGCCTTTTGAAGATAGGCTGAAAGATTTGTACTTTGATCTGGCTTTAAATGAAATGCAATCTGGTAAAACTTATACTCAACTTAATTCCGATATTTTAACTGAAGAATTTGAAAAAAAACTATTTCCCGAGTTAAAAAGAGGTGCTATTTCAAAGCAGAATGAGGAAATAAAGAAAACGGTAAGTCATGTTTTAAGCAGTAAATTAATAACTGAAAAAATTGATGATTTTTTCAATAGCAGTACGATTGATAGTAGTGTTTCTGCCGGTTTTTCAGTTACATATAACTTAATTCGTTCCTTATACCAACCACCCTGGGAAATCGCATTACAAAAATGGTTAGAATTTACGACACGATCAGGTCGTACTTATGCACGTCCAAGTCGCCGTGGGCAAAGCAATGAATATGTACGGGCAGGTTCGAAAAGAGAAGGTCATACTTTACATATAGTTGTTGATACAAGTGGGTCAATGGCTGAAATGTTAGTTAAAGTATTAAGTACTATTGCTTCATTCTGTGAAAATTTACAAATACCGGAAGTACATATAATCCAGTGCGATAGTAATGTAAGTGATGATTCTTGGTATTCACCATCAGACCTGTTGAACTTTGAAGTTAAAGGATTTTGGGGCAGTGATATGACGCCGGGAATGCTTCGACTAAGCGCTGATAATGAGGTGGACTATGCACTTGTAATTACAGATGGTGAAATATTATATCCGCAAACGCCAATGCCGTACGAAGTGCTTTGGGTTTTGACCGATTCAGTCGATGATTTTAAACCACCTTATGGTACAGTTATATCAATTGACTAA
- a CDS encoding heparan-alpha-glucosaminide N-acetyltransferase domain-containing protein — protein MSNALSKRLISLDVFRGLTIAGMIVVNDAGSEAIYTPLEHASWHGITPTDFVFPFFLFIVGVSIVLAYSRVLKDNPPMGQITRKILTRTAIIFGLGVFLWLWPRFDFGNIRLPGVLQRIALVFLACSFIFLKTNWKTQAWLAAGLLVGYWLVMALVPVPIDETISTALATGKVNSRHGMIDIGYIRQVSEGFIAGNFEPGTNMEAWIDRLIVPFRIYQYTWDPEGVLSTFPAIASGITGMLAGALLTGKQKPEKKVIGLMVGGFLAMTLGNVWDWFFPFNKNLWSSSFVMYTSGLASMLLGFFYWYIDVLEKDKYTYIFKVFGANAITAYVLHSGLHFLFSLKGFNINAAFVDGLNSTGLDPRFVSLLWALSYTAFIFIPVWILYRKKIFIKI, from the coding sequence ATGTCAAACGCTCTGTCAAAACGCCTGATCTCCCTCGATGTCTTCCGTGGCCTGACCATCGCCGGAATGATCGTAGTCAATGATGCCGGTTCCGAAGCTATCTATACGCCACTCGAACATGCCTCCTGGCATGGGATTACGCCCACTGACTTTGTATTCCCCTTTTTCCTCTTTATCGTGGGGGTTTCCATCGTCCTCGCCTACTCCCGTGTCCTCAAAGACAATCCGCCCATGGGGCAGATTACCCGCAAAATCCTCACCCGCACTGCCATCATCTTTGGCCTCGGTGTGTTCCTCTGGCTCTGGCCGAGGTTTGACTTTGGCAACATCCGCCTCCCGGGTGTGCTCCAACGAATCGCCCTCGTTTTCCTCGCTTGTTCATTTATCTTCCTCAAAACCAACTGGAAAACGCAGGCCTGGCTCGCCGCCGGCTTGCTCGTGGGCTACTGGCTGGTTATGGCACTTGTCCCCGTACCCATCGACGAAACGATTTCTACCGCTCTCGCCACCGGCAAGGTGAATTCGCGCCACGGTATGATCGATATCGGATATATCCGGCAGGTTTCGGAGGGTTTTATCGCCGGTAACTTCGAACCGGGTACCAATATGGAAGCATGGATAGACCGCCTCATCGTCCCCTTCCGCATCTACCAATACACCTGGGACCCCGAAGGCGTACTCAGCACTTTCCCCGCGATTGCTTCCGGTATCACCGGTATGCTCGCAGGAGCGCTCCTTACGGGCAAACAAAAACCTGAAAAAAAGGTGATAGGCCTGATGGTTGGCGGTTTTCTCGCTATGACCCTCGGCAATGTCTGGGACTGGTTTTTTCCCTTCAATAAAAATCTCTGGTCCAGTAGTTTTGTCATGTACACTTCCGGACTCGCTTCGATGTTGCTGGGATTTTTCTACTGGTATATCGATGTGCTGGAAAAAGATAAATACACCTATATCTTTAAGGTCTTCGGCGCCAATGCCATCACCGCTTATGTCCTCCACAGCGGGCTGCATTTTCTCTTTAGCCTGAAAGGGTTTAATATCAATGCCGCTTTTGTGGATGGGCTCAACAGCACCGGACTTGATCCCAGATTTGTTTCCCTCCTTTGGGCGCTTTCCTATACGGCGTTTATCTTTATCCCGGTCTGGATTCTGTACAGGAAGAAGATTTTCATCAAAATATAA
- a CDS encoding ATP-binding protein, whose product MLIRFIAKNIYSFKDETEFNLFPNKSQGLQHHKVKIGDFDFLRFSAVYGANGSGKSNLIKAISLLETLVDEGKLPSDTEDLKFKLNVDNLKAPISLGIEFIADSEPFFYTITFNEGNILYESLAKSNKSDDILVFERSYENGIQEIKFHEDYYKTDKEKLFAEVLSEKLIQKNELLIAFLSKKYPEDFKSTYSAFRWFDETLVIIKPDARPGGIAHILDKEPTIKEFANKFIPSLNTGISKIEIETKKFEEFFGERGDAKLKRKIIEDLKSEPNKLSLLTHSETGEEVTLVYENNEVFAKRLVTKHQNALGESTDFNLGQESDGTRRLIDYIPAFQGIVNDNKVFVIDEIERSIHPMTIKEIMTKLALDESVKGQLIFSTHESNLLDQSIFRADEIWFAQKDFDGSSKIYSLSDFKIHNTINIENGYLKGRFGGIPFLSNLKALNW is encoded by the coding sequence ATGCTGATTCGATTTATAGCTAAGAACATATATTCGTTTAAGGACGAAACAGAGTTCAACCTTTTTCCTAACAAGTCACAAGGACTTCAACACCATAAGGTCAAAATTGGTGATTTTGACTTTTTGAGATTTAGTGCAGTATATGGGGCTAATGGCTCAGGAAAATCAAACCTAATCAAAGCCATCTCACTTTTAGAAACTTTAGTTGATGAAGGAAAACTGCCTTCAGACACAGAAGATTTAAAGTTTAAATTAAATGTAGACAATTTAAAAGCTCCTATATCTCTTGGTATTGAATTTATAGCAGATAGTGAGCCATTTTTCTATACAATTACCTTTAATGAAGGTAATATTCTTTATGAAAGCTTAGCAAAAAGCAATAAGAGTGATGATATTTTAGTGTTTGAAAGAAGTTATGAAAATGGGATTCAAGAGATAAAATTTCACGAAGATTATTACAAAACTGATAAGGAAAAACTCTTTGCAGAAGTTCTTTCTGAAAAATTAATTCAGAAGAATGAACTGCTTATTGCGTTTTTAAGCAAGAAGTATCCAGAAGACTTTAAATCAACTTATTCTGCATTTAGATGGTTTGATGAAACATTAGTTATTATTAAGCCAGATGCAAGACCAGGTGGTATTGCCCATATTTTAGACAAAGAACCAACAATTAAAGAGTTTGCCAATAAATTCATTCCGAGTTTAAACACAGGTATATCTAAAATTGAAATTGAAACAAAAAAGTTTGAAGAGTTTTTTGGCGAAAGAGGAGATGCCAAACTTAAAAGAAAAATAATAGAAGATTTAAAAAGCGAACCAAATAAGCTATCACTTTTAACACACAGTGAAACAGGAGAAGAAGTTACACTTGTATATGAAAATAATGAAGTGTTTGCAAAAAGACTTGTTACTAAACATCAAAACGCACTAGGTGAAAGCACAGACTTTAATTTAGGTCAAGAATCAGATGGCACACGAAGACTTATTGATTACATTCCAGCTTTCCAAGGGATAGTTAACGACAATAAAGTCTTCGTTATTGATGAAATTGAAAGAAGTATTCATCCAATGACGATAAAAGAAATAATGACAAAATTGGCATTAGATGAATCTGTTAAGGGACAACTTATATTCTCAACACACGAATCAAATTTATTAGACCAAAGCATATTTAGAGCAGATGAAATATGGTTTGCACAAAAAGATTTTGATGGTTCAAGTAAAATATACTCGCTTAGTGACTTCAAAATACATAACACTATCAATATAGAAAACGGATATTTAAAGGGCCGTTTTGGTGGTATTCCTTTTTTAAGCAACTTAAAAGCCTTGAATTGGTAG
- a CDS encoding RloB family protein → MKYLSRHKVYEKVEPFKNAKKIYIFCEGERKEIDYFKFFQGFSSNIDIIPIPNENGKSDPTKLKAQAEQSFENNSLTLSKELEDEVWFVIDTDRWNEGNKIDDLRKFVEEKRQTYNGWFVAQSNPSFEIWLFYHFNSEKPIAGEVEAAQSFKDFVATKIKGGFDNRSMPLEIQQATLNAEKNFEIENGQPKLYSTEIFNLAKQIIRFTKSQLDQCLTDLKIKTSRQ, encoded by the coding sequence ATGAAGTATTTAAGCCGACATAAAGTTTATGAAAAGGTTGAGCCATTCAAGAATGCAAAGAAAATATATATCTTTTGCGAAGGAGAAAGAAAGGAAATAGACTATTTCAAATTCTTTCAAGGATTTTCTTCAAACATTGACATTATTCCCATTCCAAATGAAAATGGAAAATCTGACCCGACCAAACTAAAAGCTCAAGCAGAACAAAGCTTTGAAAACAACTCTCTTACACTATCAAAAGAGTTAGAAGATGAGGTGTGGTTTGTTATTGATACTGATAGATGGAATGAAGGAAATAAAATTGATGATTTAAGAAAATTTGTTGAAGAAAAGCGGCAAACCTACAATGGATGGTTTGTTGCGCAAAGCAATCCTTCTTTTGAAATATGGCTTTTTTATCATTTCAATTCTGAAAAACCTATTGCAGGCGAAGTAGAGGCCGCACAAAGTTTTAAAGATTTTGTTGCGACAAAAATTAAAGGTGGTTTTGACAATCGTAGTATGCCATTAGAAATTCAGCAAGCAACATTAAATGCCGAAAAGAATTTTGAAATAGAGAATGGACAACCAAAATTATATTCTACCGAGATTTTCAATCTTGCTAAGCAAATAATAAGATTTACAAAATCACAGTTAGACCAGTGCTTGACAGACTTGAAGATAAAGACCAGCCGCCAATAG